In the Eptesicus fuscus isolate TK198812 chromosome 12, DD_ASM_mEF_20220401, whole genome shotgun sequence genome, one interval contains:
- the MAVS gene encoding mitochondrial antiviral-signaling protein isoform X2, with protein sequence MPVQDTQSPASPGENSKKPPQTASSGADLRRPTGPQEPSSDMASLSPLTSSGPQEQDIELGSAHVTDMVSSMTSSHGPVSPTASFQPLARSTPRASRLPGPPVSAPSTGTFSSSAKGAGDQAETTACSSGVAVPTNSVTTSTAPSKVPRHSALTSTVPSKVPASSNTPGIMSSNVPTSLAPSKLPISSTPAGTVSPKVPTVLVPDHRMPTSSVSSKVPANTAPTIRSSVRPSEETPVSPAPTSATARGSSPYADSSSSSWGSGPELSKPGGLSSQIDSQPFSGCSADLAISNNTEPGPDNTPEENEYMSGDILRVIHVAEGPSADLLAGNPGLHAATQLMEEKELPCDGKAPRAPWLGMAAVGALLATVLGVVLYRRRLHQ encoded by the exons ATGCCTGTCCAGGACACCCAGTCGCCAGCGTCCCCGGGAGAG AATTCGAAGAAGCCCCCGCAGACAGCCAGCTCTGGGGCTGACCTGAGGAGGCCCACTGGCCCCCAGGAGCCCTCCTCTGACATGGCGTCCCTCAGCCCTCTGACATCCAGTGGGCCTCAGGAGCAGGACATAGAACTGGGCAGTGCCCACGTAACAG ACATGGTCTCCAGCATGACATCATCCCATGGGCCTGTCTCTCCAACtgcctccttccagcccctggcCCGTTCTACCCCCAGGGCAAGCCGCTTGCCTGGACCCCCAGTGTCAGCTCCGTCTACTGGCACCTTCTCCTCCTCTGCAAAGGGTGCTGGTGACCAGGCTGAAACTACCGCCTGCTCCAGTGGAGTAGCGGTACCCACCAACTCTGTGACCACCAGCACAGCACCTTCCAAGGTGCCCCGCCACTCAGCACTTACCAGCACAGTGCCTTCCAAGGTGCCCGCCAGCTCAAACACCCCTGGTATAATGTCCTCTAATGTGCCCACCAGTCTAGCACCTTCCAAGTTGCCTATCAGTTCAACACCTGCTGGCACAGTGTCACCCAAGGTACCTACTGTCTTGGTGCCTGACCACAGGATGCCCACGAGCTCGGTGTCCAGCAAGGTGCCTGCCAACACAGCACCCACCATCAGGAGTAGCGTCAGACCCTCGGAG GAGACGCCAGTGTCTCCAGCGCCCACAAGTGCCACTGCTAGAGGCAGCTCACCTTATGCAGACAGCAGCTCCAGCAGCTGGGGCTCAGGGCCAGAGCTGAGCAAGCCAGGCGGGCTATCTTCCCAGATAGACAGCCAGCCATTCTCCGGATGCTCTGCGGACCTTGCCATCAGCAACAACACGGAGCCAGGACCTGACAACACCCCGGAGGAGAACGAGTACATGTCAGGGGACATCCTTAGGGTCATCCATGTCGCTGAGGGTCCCAGTGCTGACCTCCTGGCAGGCAATCCCGGGCTGCACGCTGCCACCCAGCTCATGGAAGAGAAGGAATTGCCTTGTGATGGGAAGGCTCCGAGGGCTCCATGGCTTGGGATGGCTGCTGTCGGGGCGCTCCTGGCCACGGTCCTCGGAGTTGTGCTGTACCGGCGGCGCCTGCACCAATGa
- the MAVS gene encoding mitochondrial antiviral-signaling protein isoform X1, whose translation MTFAEEKTFEYIRRNYRRFHHIPVLEILPYLSCLTTSDQDLLRAHLELKGNRNTIWDLFNSLQRRSGWVESLIWALRACELAALADEVDRVYQSNLPLNQRRPPAPPEPPSVPAETPGPSTPAVAPSASHNSYRDEPSYPMPVQDTQSPASPGENSKKPPQTASSGADLRRPTGPQEPSSDMASLSPLTSSGPQEQDIELGSAHVTDMVSSMTSSHGPVSPTASFQPLARSTPRASRLPGPPVSAPSTGTFSSSAKGAGDQAETTACSSGVAVPTNSVTTSTAPSKVPRHSALTSTVPSKVPASSNTPGIMSSNVPTSLAPSKLPISSTPAGTVSPKVPTVLVPDHRMPTSSVSSKVPANTAPTIRSSVRPSEETPVSPAPTSATARGSSPYADSSSSSWGSGPELSKPGGLSSQIDSQPFSGCSADLAISNNTEPGPDNTPEENEYMSGDILRVIHVAEGPSADLLAGNPGLHAATQLMEEKELPCDGKAPRAPWLGMAAVGALLATVLGVVLYRRRLHQ comes from the exons ATGACGTTTGCCGAGGAGAAGACTTTCGAGTATATCCGCCGCAATTACCGCAGATTTCACCATATTCCTGTTCTGGAGATTCTGCCTTACTTGTCTTGCCTCACAACCAGTGACCAG GACCTACTGCGGGCCCACCTCGAACTCAAGGGGAACCGGAACACCATTTGGGATCTCTTCAACAGCCTTCAGCGACGCAGCGGCTGGGTGGAGTCCCTCATCTGGGCACTGAGGGCCTGTGAGCTGGCTGCTCTTGCTGACGAAGTGGACCGCGTCTATCAGAGCAACCTGCCCT TGAACCAGAGACGGCCCCCAGCCCCACCGGAGCCGCCGTCGGTTCCTGCTGAGACACCAGGGCCCTCCACACCCGCTGTGGCCCCCAGTGCCTCTCACAATAGCTACAGAGACGAGCCAAGTTACCCCATGCCTGTCCAGGACACCCAGTCGCCAGCGTCCCCGGGAGAG AATTCGAAGAAGCCCCCGCAGACAGCCAGCTCTGGGGCTGACCTGAGGAGGCCCACTGGCCCCCAGGAGCCCTCCTCTGACATGGCGTCCCTCAGCCCTCTGACATCCAGTGGGCCTCAGGAGCAGGACATAGAACTGGGCAGTGCCCACGTAACAG ACATGGTCTCCAGCATGACATCATCCCATGGGCCTGTCTCTCCAACtgcctccttccagcccctggcCCGTTCTACCCCCAGGGCAAGCCGCTTGCCTGGACCCCCAGTGTCAGCTCCGTCTACTGGCACCTTCTCCTCCTCTGCAAAGGGTGCTGGTGACCAGGCTGAAACTACCGCCTGCTCCAGTGGAGTAGCGGTACCCACCAACTCTGTGACCACCAGCACAGCACCTTCCAAGGTGCCCCGCCACTCAGCACTTACCAGCACAGTGCCTTCCAAGGTGCCCGCCAGCTCAAACACCCCTGGTATAATGTCCTCTAATGTGCCCACCAGTCTAGCACCTTCCAAGTTGCCTATCAGTTCAACACCTGCTGGCACAGTGTCACCCAAGGTACCTACTGTCTTGGTGCCTGACCACAGGATGCCCACGAGCTCGGTGTCCAGCAAGGTGCCTGCCAACACAGCACCCACCATCAGGAGTAGCGTCAGACCCTCGGAG GAGACGCCAGTGTCTCCAGCGCCCACAAGTGCCACTGCTAGAGGCAGCTCACCTTATGCAGACAGCAGCTCCAGCAGCTGGGGCTCAGGGCCAGAGCTGAGCAAGCCAGGCGGGCTATCTTCCCAGATAGACAGCCAGCCATTCTCCGGATGCTCTGCGGACCTTGCCATCAGCAACAACACGGAGCCAGGACCTGACAACACCCCGGAGGAGAACGAGTACATGTCAGGGGACATCCTTAGGGTCATCCATGTCGCTGAGGGTCCCAGTGCTGACCTCCTGGCAGGCAATCCCGGGCTGCACGCTGCCACCCAGCTCATGGAAGAGAAGGAATTGCCTTGTGATGGGAAGGCTCCGAGGGCTCCATGGCTTGGGATGGCTGCTGTCGGGGCGCTCCTGGCCACGGTCCTCGGAGTTGTGCTGTACCGGCGGCGCCTGCACCAATGa